The following proteins are encoded in a genomic region of Coregonus clupeaformis isolate EN_2021a chromosome 14, ASM2061545v1, whole genome shotgun sequence:
- the LOC121581660 gene encoding GTPase IMAP family member 9-like — MRETFRCVSLCDSGVHAFLLVVPLGPLTDEDKGEFETIQKILSSRVNDFVMVLFRQDYIPVDKTAVDFVEQNADTKQLIKKCGGRYKIFDALKIENAKQTLVAEIVQMMDQNKTCYTLYMYMEAQDLRLEAKHQSELDEKNRRIKDLEQKISNMSKGAEMECSSTECVRVVLIGKTGNGKSASANTILGRKEFESKICRNFTTTVCKKAVGKVDGRTVAVVDTPGLFDTTLSNNDVQQEIVKCVSLSAPGPHVFIIVLNIGRITKEELDTLDLIETTFGPRAGMFCLVLFTRGDDLGKKSIQDFIGKSKNDKLKKLIRDCGGRLHVFNNRVKDDRTLVTELLKKINEMVSTNKGRFYTNEMFQEAEAAIKQKQEEILKEREMEIKADMEKLKVSHETAMEKMKSKLEEERLKRYEQQFEPKILRSKRDARG; from the exons ATGCGTGAGACTTtccgctgtgtctctctctgtgactcTGGAGTCCATGCTTTCCTCCTGGTCGTACCTTTGGGTCCACTCACTGATGAAGACAAAGGAGAGTTCGAGACCATCCAGAAGATTCTCAGCTCACGAGTCAATGACTTTGTCATGGTCCTGTTTAGACAGGATTACATTCCagttgataaaactgcagttGACTTTGTGGAACAAAATGCAGACACAAAGCAACTGATCAAGAAATGCGGAGGGCGGTATAAAATCTTTGACGCTTTGAAGATTGAGAACGCCAAGCAGACGCTTGTAGCAGAAATAGTCCAAATGATGGATCAAAACAAGACATGCTACACTCTGTACATGTACATGGAGGCACAGGACTTGAGGCTGGAGGCTAAGCATCAATCAGAACTGGACGAAAAGAACAGAAGAATCAAGGATTTAGAGCAGAAAATCAGCAACATGTCAAAAG GTGCTGAAATGGAGTGCTCCAGCACAGAGTGCGTGAGGGTGGTGCTGATTGGGAAAACTGGGAATGGGAAGAGCGCCTCCGCAAACACTATCCTGGGCAGAAAGGAATTTGAGTCTAAAATCTGCAGGAATTTTACGACAACAGTTTGCAAGAAGGCAGTCGGTAAAGTTGATGGAAGAACAGTTGCTGTGGTGGACACCCCTGGCCTTTTTGACACAACATTGTCTAATAACGATGTTCAGCAAGAGATAGTGAAATGTGTTTCCCTGTCAGCTCCTGGACCCCATGTGTTTATCATAGTATTGAATATCGGGAGAATCACGAAAGAGGAGCTGGACACTTTGGACCTCATAGAGACAACCTTTGGTCCACGGGCAGGAATGTTCTGCTTAGTTCTGTTTACTAGAGGAGATGACTTGGGAAAGAAATCAATTCAAGATTTCATTGGGAAAAGCAAGAATGACAAACTGAAAAAACTAATCAGAGATTGTGGAGGCAGACTCCATGTCTTCAACAACAGAGTTAAAGATGACCGCACACTGGTCACTGAGCTTCTTAAGAAGATTAACGAAATGGTGTCCACGAACAAGGGCCGTTTCTACACCAATGAGATGTTCCAGGAGGCAGAGGCAGCCATTAAACAGAAACAGGAAGAAatactgaaggagagagagatggagattaaGGCTGACATGGAGAAACTGAAGGTCAGCCATGAAACAGCCATGGAAAAGATGAAGTCAAAGTTGGAAGAGGAGAGATTGAAA